A stretch of Rhododendron vialii isolate Sample 1 chromosome 4a, ASM3025357v1 DNA encodes these proteins:
- the LOC131324018 gene encoding uncharacterized protein LOC131324018 yields the protein MHVVNKCPSFWTKVLLSTFPSQLMCNAMRLQECMYLAASSLSNVGGKALDFMYTPFTPVKGQAMWPRRFEDYGYGDDQILRSRVMMLEANQRGMKIMLAAIFIVCLFSLLATIIPML from the exons ATGCACGTTGTAAACAAATGCCCGTCATTTTGGACCAAAGTGCTACTATCAACTTTTCCATCACAACTAATGTGCAATGCAATGCGCTTGCAGGAATGCAT GTACCTAGCCGCGTCTTCCTTAAGCAATGTGGGAGGGAAAGCCCTTGATTTCATGTATACCCCATTTACCCCTGTGAAAGGCCAAGCTATGTGGCCCAGAAGATTTGAAGATTATGGTTATGGTGATGATCAAATCTTGAGATCAAGGGTCATGATGCTTGAAGCTAATCAAAGAGGGATGAAGATCATGCTAGCTGCAATCTTCATTGTTtgcttgttttccttgttggccaCCATCATCCCCATGCTGTGA